A stretch of the Clostridium fungisolvens genome encodes the following:
- a CDS encoding pyridoxal-phosphate-dependent aminotransferase family protein — translation MNDKFVYAPGPTSVRENVRLERARATTNPDVDEQFIEFYKNTCDKIGKIIKTENPVYILSGEGILGLEAACASLTESGDRVLVLDNGIYGRGFKDFVEMYGGEAVYFSDDYNKAIDANKLKEFLQKDHNFKYATIVHCDTPTGVLNDLSKICPILNEYGILTVVDSVSAMAGENIKVDDWKIDIALGGSQKAFSAPAGLTMVSISEKAKAAMKNRKTPIVGFYCNLTIWENYYENKWFPYTMPISDIMGLSKAADNILNEGVQEVLDRHEKIAQATREAIKEYGLELFLRGGYSNTVTAVKVPESIGALQLKEHMLKKYNTLIITSLKPYDNEILRIGHMGENAREDKIIYALNVIDKGLKDLGFNSEKNLVGLFNKCLDSIK, via the coding sequence ATGAATGATAAATTTGTATATGCACCAGGACCTACTAGTGTAAGAGAGAATGTGAGATTGGAAAGAGCTAGAGCAACTACTAATCCTGATGTAGATGAACAATTTATAGAATTCTATAAAAATACTTGCGATAAGATAGGTAAGATAATAAAAACTGAAAATCCAGTATACATATTGAGTGGGGAAGGGATTTTAGGTCTAGAAGCAGCATGTGCGTCTCTTACTGAATCAGGTGATAGAGTCCTTGTATTAGATAACGGTATTTATGGAAGAGGCTTTAAAGACTTCGTTGAAATGTATGGGGGAGAGGCCGTATACTTTTCGGACGATTATAACAAAGCTATAGATGCAAACAAGTTAAAGGAATTTTTACAAAAAGATCATAACTTCAAGTATGCAACAATAGTACATTGTGATACGCCAACTGGTGTTTTAAATGATTTATCTAAGATATGCCCAATATTAAATGAGTATGGGATTTTAACTGTTGTTGATTCTGTTTCAGCGATGGCTGGAGAAAATATAAAAGTTGATGATTGGAAGATTGATATAGCTTTAGGAGGATCACAAAAAGCATTTTCTGCTCCAGCAGGATTAACTATGGTGAGTATCAGTGAAAAAGCTAAAGCTGCAATGAAAAACAGAAAAACTCCTATAGTAGGATTTTACTGTAATCTGACTATTTGGGAAAACTATTATGAAAATAAGTGGTTTCCATATACGATGCCAATAAGCGATATCATGGGTTTAAGTAAAGCTGCAGACAATATCTTAAATGAAGGCGTTCAAGAGGTACTTGATAGACATGAGAAGATTGCTCAAGCAACTAGAGAAGCTATAAAGGAATATGGGCTTGAATTATTTTTAAGAGGTGGATATTCTAATACAGTTACTGCTGTTAAAGTTCCAGAAAGTATAGGTGCATTACAGCTTAAAGAGCACATGTTAAAGAAATATAACACTTTAATAATTACGTCATTGAAACCATATGATAATGAAATTCTAAGAATAGGTCATATGGGAGAAAATGCTCGCGAAGATAAGATAATTTATGCATTAAATGTAATAGATAAAGGACTAAAAGATTTAGGGTTTAATAGCGAAAAGAATTTAGTGGGGCTATTTAATAAATGCTTAGATAGTATTAAATAG
- a CDS encoding NAD(P)-dependent malic enzyme: MNYFEESLKLHEKNIGKIEVVSKVAIETREDLSLAYTPGVAEPCRKIHEDEENVYKYTSKGNLVAVVTDGTAVLGLGDIGPKAGLPVMEGKAILFKAFADVDAFPICLDTKNVDEIVKTVKLIAPGFGGINLEDIGAPRCFEVEERLKKELDIPVFHDDQHGTAIVVLAGVINALKVVDKKIEDIKVVVNGAGAAGTAIAKLLLSLGVKNLIACDKVGILYRGIENVDDAKKELAKVTNPDNIKGNLADALVGADVFIGVSAPGIVTQDMVRAMNKDSILFAMANPTPEIMPDEAKAAGARVIGTGRSDFPNQVNNVLAFPGIFRGALDVRAKEINEEMKIAAAYAIASMIEDEDLNENNVIPNALDRTVAANVAEAIKKAARESGVARV, encoded by the coding sequence ATGAATTATTTTGAAGAAAGCTTAAAATTACATGAGAAGAATATAGGAAAGATAGAGGTAGTATCAAAGGTAGCAATTGAAACAAGAGAAGATTTAAGTTTAGCTTACACTCCTGGAGTTGCAGAACCATGTAGGAAAATTCATGAGGATGAAGAAAACGTCTACAAGTATACTTCTAAAGGAAATCTAGTTGCAGTAGTAACAGATGGAACAGCAGTACTGGGACTTGGAGATATAGGTCCCAAAGCTGGATTACCGGTTATGGAAGGTAAAGCAATTTTATTTAAAGCCTTTGCAGATGTAGATGCATTTCCAATATGTTTAGATACAAAGAATGTAGATGAAATAGTAAAAACTGTGAAGCTTATAGCTCCAGGCTTTGGTGGGATAAATCTAGAAGACATAGGAGCACCAAGATGCTTTGAAGTTGAAGAAAGATTGAAGAAAGAACTAGATATACCAGTATTTCATGATGACCAACATGGTACTGCAATAGTTGTTCTTGCTGGTGTGATAAATGCTTTAAAGGTAGTTGATAAAAAAATAGAAGATATAAAGGTTGTTGTAAATGGAGCTGGAGCTGCAGGAACTGCTATAGCTAAGTTATTACTTTCATTAGGAGTAAAGAATCTTATTGCATGCGATAAGGTTGGTATTCTATACAGAGGAATAGAAAATGTAGATGATGCAAAAAAAGAACTTGCAAAGGTAACTAATCCAGATAATATTAAAGGAAATTTAGCTGATGCATTAGTAGGTGCTGATGTATTCATAGGGGTTTCTGCACCAGGTATAGTAACTCAAGATATGGTAAGAGCGATGAATAAAGATTCTATATTATTTGCAATGGCAAATCCAACTCCTGAAATAATGCCTGACGAAGCAAAGGCTGCAGGAGCAAGAGTAATAGGCACAGGTAGATCAGATTTTCCTAATCAAGTTAACAATGTACTAGCTTTCCCAGGAATATTCAGAGGTGCATTGGACGTTAGAGCAAAAGAGATTAATGAAGAGATGAAAATAGCTGCAGCTTATGCAATAGCTTCTATGATAGAAGATGAAGATTTAAATGAGAATAATGTAATTCCAAATGCATTAGATAGAACTGTTGCAGCTAATGTGGCTGAGGCAATAAAGAAGGCAGCAAGAGAAAGCGGAGTAGCAAGGGTATAA
- a CDS encoding ECF transporter S component, translating to MEVNGSKSKFKTKDLVITALLTALVFVATAFINVRLPFLSNGGLVHLGTVMLFITATVFGKEKGAIAGAVGMAIFDLSSGWALWAPFTFVVRGVMGYMVGSIAWSKNKSGDSFMLNSVAMILSGIWMIFGYYVTEGILYGNWITPVGSIPGNVAQIVLGLALGLPMAKVLKRYVKYI from the coding sequence ATGGAAGTAAATGGAAGCAAAAGTAAATTTAAAACAAAAGATTTGGTTATAACAGCACTATTAACCGCACTAGTATTTGTAGCAACAGCATTTATTAACGTTAGATTACCGTTCTTATCTAATGGTGGCTTAGTTCACTTAGGAACTGTAATGCTATTTATTACAGCAACTGTTTTTGGTAAAGAAAAAGGGGCCATTGCAGGGGCTGTTGGGATGGCTATTTTTGATTTATCTTCAGGATGGGCACTGTGGGCACCATTTACTTTTGTAGTAAGAGGAGTAATGGGATATATGGTTGGAAGTATTGCTTGGAGTAAAAATAAATCTGGCGATAGCTTTATGTTAAATTCAGTTGCAATGATATTATCTGGTATTTGGATGATATTTGGATATTATGTTACTGAAGGAATTCTTTATGGAAATTGGATTACACCGGTAGGGTCAATACCTGGAAATGTAGCACAAATTGTTTTAGGATTGGCATTAGGATTACCTATGGCAAAAGTTCTTAAGAGATATGTGAAATATATATAA
- a CDS encoding DUF975 family protein, translated as MWTRKELKDRAKAVLSKIYLSALGVSIVIALAGGSTGWSGGGGSHSRNGRNDFYSGINNGFLNNAPNDFHSSIPNVFPIHYLFPFLLFGLVAFLGLIALRIFIGYSLEVGGRRYFIKSAQYKDNKGCFGFGFNGYNYGGIVKTMLVTKIFIFLWTLLLIIPGIIKSYAYSMVPYILADNPNIGVKKAIALSNEMTRGHKFDMFVLDLSFIGWYLLGALAFGIGIIFVLPYQNATSAELYLVLRRNALNSGFCTYEDLLLDQPEPYDNMW; from the coding sequence ATGTGGACTAGAAAAGAATTAAAGGACAGAGCCAAGGCAGTATTAAGTAAAATATACTTAAGTGCACTTGGTGTTAGTATAGTAATAGCATTGGCCGGTGGTAGTACTGGATGGAGTGGCGGAGGCGGCTCTCATTCAAGAAACGGAAGAAATGATTTCTACTCAGGCATAAATAACGGTTTTTTAAATAATGCACCGAATGATTTTCATTCAAGTATTCCTAATGTTTTTCCTATTCATTACCTTTTCCCATTTTTATTATTTGGGCTTGTAGCGTTCTTGGGATTAATTGCTCTTCGTATATTCATTGGCTATTCCCTAGAAGTAGGTGGAAGAAGATATTTTATTAAGTCTGCTCAATATAAAGATAACAAGGGCTGCTTTGGTTTTGGATTCAATGGATATAACTATGGCGGCATAGTTAAAACAATGCTAGTAACAAAGATCTTTATCTTCTTGTGGACTTTGTTGTTAATCATCCCTGGTATAATAAAATCCTATGCTTACAGCATGGTGCCATATATACTTGCTGATAACCCTAATATTGGAGTTAAGAAGGCGATTGCTTTAAGTAATGAAATGACTAGAGGTCATAAATTTGATATGTTCGTATTAGACTTATCCTTTATTGGTTGGTATCTCTTAGGCGCTTTAGCTTTTGGAATAGGTATAATCTTTGTGCTTCCTTACCAAAACGCTACATCTGCAGAATTATATTTAGTATTACGTAGAAATGCATTAAATAGTGGTTTTTGTACCTACGAAGACTTATTATTAGATCAACCAGAACCATACGATAATATGTGGTAA
- a CDS encoding histidinol-phosphatase HisJ family protein: protein MLADYHMHTSFSDDSDYPMEEEIKQAISLGLDEICFTEHVDYGVKTDLNCNYEEYIKEFKRCKEKYKDKINIKLGIEFGMQVHTIGQCQKDFDKYDFDFVILSCHQVDDKEFWTQDFQKGKTQKEYNEKYYEEILKVINKYEDYSVLGHLDMIKRYDEVGEYPFEKVKNIVIEILKHVIANDKGIEINTSSFRYGLGDLTPSKEILKLYRELGGNIITIGSDSHKEEHVGYNIQIVREELKKLGYKQFCTFEKMKPIFHDL from the coding sequence ATGCTAGCAGATTATCATATGCATACAAGCTTTAGTGATGACTCTGATTATCCAATGGAAGAGGAGATTAAACAAGCAATATCTTTAGGACTTGATGAGATATGTTTTACAGAACATGTGGATTATGGGGTTAAAACAGATCTAAATTGTAATTATGAAGAATATATAAAAGAATTCAAAAGGTGTAAGGAAAAATATAAAGATAAGATAAATATAAAATTAGGTATTGAATTTGGGATGCAAGTTCATACAATCGGTCAATGTCAAAAAGATTTTGATAAATATGATTTTGATTTTGTTATACTTTCTTGTCACCAGGTAGATGATAAAGAATTTTGGACTCAGGATTTTCAAAAAGGAAAAACCCAAAAGGAATATAACGAAAAGTATTATGAAGAAATACTAAAGGTTATAAATAAGTATGAAGATTATAGCGTATTAGGTCACTTAGATATGATTAAAAGATATGACGAAGTGGGAGAATATCCTTTTGAAAAAGTAAAAAATATAGTGATAGAAATTTTGAAACATGTAATTGCAAATGATAAAGGAATAGAAATCAATACCTCTAGTTTTAGATATGGGTTAGGGGACTTAACGCCTTCAAAAGAAATACTAAAATTATATAGAGAGTTAGGTGGAAATATTATTACTATAGGTTCAGACTCGCACAAGGAGGAACATGTAGGTTATAATATTCAAATTGTAAGAGAAGAATTAAAAAAATTAGGATATAAACAATTTTGTACATTTGAAAAAATGAAACCTATTTTTCATGATTTATAG
- a CDS encoding 2-keto-3-deoxygluconate permease, translated as MQIPIKKTLDKIPGGMMVVPLFLGVLVNTFFPQFLKIGGFTTALFGPAASSTILACFMFLIGSQINFKLAPKALKKGALLITGKFIVGAGIGIFVGKVFGTAGVLGLSPLAILAALTNCNGGLYASLASQYGDETDVGAYALLSLKDGPFFTLVALGASGLAQIPFKALLAVLIPIVIGMILGNIDSEMRKFLGSSKLLLIPFFSFPLGAGMNLETIVKAGGPGIILGIVAAFTGIGAYVLLKLFKEEPIIGLATGSTAGNAVATPAAVAAADPTLAAIATVATAQVAAACVVSAIVCPFVVSYVFKVLGNKKLKNMNNEVATG; from the coding sequence ATGCAAATTCCAATTAAGAAGACACTTGATAAAATACCAGGCGGTATGATGGTAGTGCCATTATTTCTAGGAGTACTAGTTAATACGTTTTTTCCACAGTTCTTGAAGATTGGTGGATTTACAACTGCACTATTTGGTCCAGCAGCATCGTCAACAATACTGGCTTGTTTTATGTTTTTGATTGGTTCACAAATCAATTTTAAATTAGCACCAAAAGCTTTGAAAAAAGGTGCATTGCTAATAACAGGAAAGTTTATAGTAGGTGCAGGAATAGGTATATTCGTAGGAAAAGTTTTTGGAACTGCTGGTGTATTAGGTCTATCACCACTAGCAATTCTTGCAGCATTAACAAATTGTAATGGTGGCTTATATGCATCACTTGCTTCACAATATGGTGATGAAACTGATGTAGGTGCATACGCTTTATTATCTTTAAAGGATGGTCCGTTCTTTACATTGGTAGCACTAGGTGCATCAGGACTTGCTCAAATTCCTTTTAAGGCACTTTTAGCAGTATTAATACCGATAGTAATAGGTATGATTTTGGGAAACATTGACTCTGAAATGAGAAAGTTCCTAGGAAGCAGTAAGTTATTATTAATCCCATTCTTCTCATTCCCATTAGGTGCAGGAATGAATCTTGAAACTATTGTGAAGGCAGGAGGCCCTGGTATAATATTAGGTATTGTAGCAGCATTTACTGGAATCGGTGCTTATGTTCTTCTAAAATTATTTAAGGAAGAACCTATAATTGGACTTGCCACAGGATCAACTGCAGGAAATGCAGTTGCAACCCCAGCAGCTGTTGCAGCAGCAGATCCAACTTTAGCTGCAATTGCAACAGTAGCTACAGCTCAAGTTGCAGCAGCATGTGTAGTTTCAGCTATAGTTTGTCCATTTGTTGTATCATATGTATTTAAGGTACTTGGAAATAAAAAACTGAAAAATATGAATAACGAAGTTGCCACAGGATAA